One window of Papaver somniferum cultivar HN1 chromosome 9, ASM357369v1, whole genome shotgun sequence genomic DNA carries:
- the LOC113314147 gene encoding nudix hydrolase 9-like: MEKSEQVSDAEAISNPYPPPYKLLLKCPFGLSPSQVLVDFSSTHDRIPHSDLNLEESILEIWDQRLQQKPSLFNGTKFRYGGHAVHDMDDPNQHTVVCLNLGLTDYRTFVGTNLSASWEKFLVPSEDDSKRCQHTSNPLGNGAVVETADRNILVLQRSHNVGEFPGYFVFPGGHPEPGEVGISSHQHEGSMSESAVINRKVSQEMFDSIIREVVEEIGVPASSLSNAVFIGISQRGLNVRPTAFFHMKCNLETKEIHQLYSSAQDGYESTQLYTVSRSELEKMAAKMPGCHWGGFALYDLMSKTVKDI, translated from the exons ATGGAGAAATCAGAACAAGTTAGTGATGCGGAGGCCATTAGCAATCCTTATCCTCCCCCTTACAAACTTCTGTTAAAATGCCCGTTTGGTCTATCCCCATCTCAG GTTTTGGTGGATTTCAGTTCAACTCATGATAGAATTCCACATTCTGACCTTAACCTAGAAGAATCCATACTGGAG ATTTGGGATCAACGCcttcagcaaaaaccatccttaTTCAATGGAACAAAGTTTAGA TATGGAGGTCATGCGGTGCACGACATGGATGATCCCAACCAACACACTGTTGTATGTCTAAACTTAGGTTTAACAGATTACAG AACATTTGTGGGGACAAATTTAAGTGCTTCGTGGGAGAAGTTTCTTGTTCCTTCTGAAG ACGACTCCAAACGTTGTCAACATACCTCAAATCCATTGGGGAATGGTGCAGTCGTAGAGACTGCCGATAGAAATATTCTTGTATTGCAAAGAAGCCATAATGTAGGGGAATTTCCTGGATACTTTGTTTTTCCAGGAGGCCATCCAGAG CCTGGAGAGGTTGGAATTTCATCCCATCAACATGAGGGAAGCATGTCAGAATCTGCGGTTATAAATAGAAAGGTTTCTCAGGAGATGTTTGACAGCATTATAAGGGAAGTAGTTGAAGAAATTGGAGTACCTGCTTCTTCTCTT AGCAATGCTGTCTTTATTGGCATATCACAAAGGGGGTTAAATGTTAGACCAACGGCTTTTTTCCATATGAAATGCAATCTTGAGACAAAAGAAATCCATCAACTATATTCTAGTGCACAAGATGGCTATGAGTCAACGCAGCTTTATACTGTTTCGCGG AGTGAGTTGGAGAAGATGGCTGCAAAAATGCCTGGCTGCCATTGGGGTGGATTCGCTCTGTATGACTTGATGTCAAAAACCGTGAAGGATATATGA
- the LOC113314440 gene encoding ankyrin repeat-containing protein ITN1-like, with protein sequence MAVNERGERDLEQGFSPLRTRTSMNPRMSPNHFSEYSPTPSPTASAAPALVLSYSGKRMDQSAKKKYVKQVTGRHNDTELHLAAQRGDLMAVQQILHDINAQMVGTLSGADFDAEVAEIRLAIVNELNELGETPLFTAAEKGHLDVVKELLQYSTKESIATKNKSGFDALHIAASQGHQAIVQVLLDFDPGLSKTVGPSNATPLISAATRGHTVVVNELLSKDSSLVESSRSNGKNALHLAARQGHTEIAKILLDRDPQLARRTDKKGQTSLHMAVKGVSCEVVRLLLNADAAIVMLPDKFGNTALHVATRKKRAEIVHELLRLPDTNVNALTRDHKTALDIVEQLPLSEESSEIKECLSRYGAVKANDLNQPRDELRKTVTQIKKDVHIQLEQTRKTNKNVHGIAKELRKLHREGINNATNSVTVVAVLFATVAFAAIFTVPGGDDDTGMAVAVAKPSFKIFFIFNAVALFTSLAVVVVQITLVRGETKSERRVVEVINKMMWLASVCTTVAFIASAYIVTGRRYQWAAILITVVGGVIMASVLGTMTYCVVKSKRNRTIRKKEKYSRRSMSNLSWNQSEISDSDINPIYAI encoded by the exons ATGGCTGTTAATGAAAGAGGTGAGAGGGATTTAGAACAAGGATTTAGCCCGTTAAGAACCCGGACATCAATGAATCCGAGAATGAGTCCTAATCATTTTTCCGAGTATTCTCCAACGCCGTCCCCAACAGCTTCAGCTGCCCCGGCTCTGGTTTTATCGTATTCAGGTAAGAGAATGGATCAATCGGCGAAGAAGAAATACGTAAAACAGGTGACGGGACGCCATAACGATACAGAATTACATTTAGCTGCACAGAGAGGAGATTTAATGGCAGTTCAACAAATTTTACATGATATTAATGCTCAAATGGTTGGTACGCTAAGTGGGGCTGATTTTGATGCTGAGGTTGCAGAAATTAGGTTAGCCATTGTGAACGAGCTGAATGAATTGGGGGAGACGCCATTGTTTACTGCCGCGGAAAAGGGGCATCTTGATGTTGTTAAGGAATTGTTGCAGTATTCTACTAAGGAAAGTATAGCCACGAAGAACAAGTCTGGTTTTGATGCATTACATATAGCTGCTAGTCAAGGTCATCAAG CCATTGTGCAGGTACTATTAGATTTTGATCCAGGATTAAGCAAAACAGTGGGACCATCAAATGCAACACCTCTTATATCTGCAGCAACAAGGGGTCATACAGTTGTAGTTAACGAATTGTTATCTAAAGATTCTAGCTTGGTGGAGAGCTCAAGATCAAATGGGAAAAATGCCTTACATCTAGCTGCACGACAAGGGCATACTGAGATTGCAAAAATATTGCTCGATAGGGATCCTCAGTTGGCTCGAAGGACTGATAAAAAAGGGCAGACCTCATTACATATGGCTGTAAAAGGAGTTAGCTGTGAAGTGGTGAGGTTGCTTTTGAATGCTGATGCTGCAATTGTGATGCTTCCAGACAAGTTCGGCAACACAGCTTTACACGTAGCGACAAGGAAAAAGCGGGCGGAG ATTGTGCACGAGCTATTACGTCTCCCAGACACCAATGTGAATGCACTTACCAGAGATCACAAGACAGCCCTTGACATTGTCGAACAACTCCCTTTGTCTGAAGAATCATCAGAGATAAAGGAATGCTTGTCTCGTTACGGTGCAGTCAAGGCAAATGACCTTAACCAGCCAAGGGACGAGCTGAGGAAAACAGTAACACAGATCAAGAAGGATGTCCATATTCAACTCGAGCAAACTAGGAAAACTAACAAAAACGTGCATGGAATCGCCAAGGAGCTGAGGAAATTGCATAGGGAAGGAATCAATAATGCCACCAATTCTGTAACAGTGGTGGCAGTGCTTTTTGCGACAGTGGCTTTTGCGGCAATCTTCACAGTACCTGGTGGGGACGATGACACTGGGATGGCAGTAGCAGTGGCCAAGCCTTCATTCAAGATCTTTTTCATATTTAATGCTGTTGCACTCTTTACATCCTTAGCTGTTGTGGTGGTTCAGATCACATTGGTTAGAGGAGAGACAAAATCAGAGAGACGGGTTGTAGAAGTGATTAACAAAATGATGTGGTTAGCTTCTGTGTGTACTACAGTGGCATTTATTGCATCTGCCTATATAGTAACAGGGCGCCGCTATCAGTGGGCAGCAATCCTAATTACAGTCGTCGGAGGAGTTATCATGGCAAGCGTTCTTGGGACCATGACATATTGTGTGGTGAAGTCCAAGCGAAATCGAACAATTCGGAAGAAAGAAAAATACTCAAGGAGGAGTATGTCCAATCTCTCATGGAATCAATCAGAAATTTCTGATTCGGATATCAATCCAATTTATGCCATTTAA